Proteins from a single region of Streptomyces sp. Tu 3180:
- the def gene encoding peptide deformylase: MRHGSIPGVHGRVRPLTLLGDPVLRAPCREVTDFGPELARLVEDLFATMYAAQGVGLAANQVGEPLRVFVYDCPDDEDVRHLGHVVNPRLVRTDGVVVRGPEGCLSLPGLEAGTERHDHAVVEGFTVTGEPVTVHGTGFFARCLQHECDHLEGRLYADRLTGWRRRRLLRRVGRASWSREDREG, from the coding sequence ATGCGACACGGCTCCATCCCCGGCGTCCACGGACGTGTGCGGCCCCTCACCCTGCTCGGCGATCCGGTGCTGCGCGCACCCTGCCGGGAGGTCACCGACTTCGGCCCGGAACTGGCCCGGCTGGTGGAGGACTTGTTCGCGACGATGTACGCGGCCCAGGGGGTGGGCCTGGCCGCCAACCAGGTCGGCGAGCCGCTGCGGGTGTTCGTGTACGACTGCCCGGACGACGAGGACGTCCGCCACCTCGGCCACGTGGTGAACCCGAGGCTGGTCCGGACGGACGGCGTGGTGGTGCGCGGTCCCGAGGGCTGCCTGTCCCTGCCGGGGCTGGAGGCGGGGACGGAGCGCCACGACCACGCGGTCGTCGAGGGTTTCACGGTGACCGGTGAACCGGTCACCGTCCACGGCACGGGTTTCTTCGCCCGGTGCCTGCAGCACGAGTGCGACCATCTGGAGGGCCGCCTCTACGCCGACCGGCTGACGGGGTGGCGGCGCCGCAGGCTCCTGCGCCGGGTGGGGCGGGCCTCCTGGAGCCGGGAGGACCGGGAGGGCTGA
- a CDS encoding MurT ligase domain-containing protein, producing MAGNSDPLTPRAKLAVTAGKAVAAASRAAGRGSGSVIGGRVALKLDPDLLARLAQNLDCVLVSATNGKTTTTRLIAEALRAAGPVVSNALGANMPAGITSALAGGSDAKFGVIEVDEKYLAGVARDTDPKCIALLNLSRDQLDRAAETRMLAENWREGLAGSKAVVVANADDPLVVWAASSSPNVIWVAAGQMWKDDAWSCPSCGGVMQRPGDDWFCGECGFRRPTPSWALSGDHVLDPHGSAWPIHLQLPGRANKANAASSAAVAAVFGVPPQVALERMYQVQAVAGRYDVVQFQGRDLRLLLAKNPAGWLETFSLIDPPPTPVILSVNARSADGTDTSWLWDVDYTRLSGHPICVIGDRKLDLAVRLEVADQQFQVCENLDQAIQMCPPGRIEVIANYTAFQDLRRRVGN from the coding sequence ATGGCAGGCAACTCGGACCCGCTCACGCCGCGGGCCAAGCTGGCCGTGACCGCGGGCAAGGCGGTCGCAGCGGCATCCCGCGCCGCAGGGCGCGGCAGCGGTTCGGTGATCGGCGGCCGGGTGGCGCTCAAGCTCGACCCCGATCTCCTCGCCCGGCTCGCGCAGAACCTGGACTGCGTCCTGGTCTCGGCGACCAACGGCAAGACCACCACCACCCGGCTCATCGCCGAGGCGCTCAGGGCCGCGGGGCCGGTCGTCTCCAACGCGCTCGGCGCGAACATGCCCGCCGGCATCACCTCGGCGCTCGCCGGCGGCTCGGACGCGAAGTTCGGCGTCATCGAGGTCGACGAGAAGTACCTCGCGGGCGTCGCCCGGGACACCGACCCGAAGTGCATCGCCCTGCTGAACCTCTCCCGCGACCAGCTCGACCGCGCCGCCGAGACCCGCATGCTCGCGGAGAACTGGCGCGAGGGCCTGGCCGGCTCCAAGGCCGTCGTCGTCGCCAACGCCGACGACCCGCTGGTGGTGTGGGCCGCGTCCTCCTCCCCCAACGTGATCTGGGTCGCCGCCGGGCAGATGTGGAAGGACGACGCCTGGTCCTGCCCGTCCTGCGGCGGTGTGATGCAGCGCCCGGGCGACGACTGGTTCTGCGGCGAGTGCGGCTTCCGCCGGCCGACCCCCAGCTGGGCGCTCTCCGGCGACCACGTCCTCGACCCGCACGGCTCCGCCTGGCCGATCCACCTCCAGCTGCCGGGCCGCGCCAACAAGGCCAACGCCGCGAGCTCCGCGGCCGTCGCCGCCGTCTTCGGAGTGCCCCCGCAGGTCGCCCTGGAGCGGATGTACCAGGTGCAGGCCGTGGCGGGCCGCTACGACGTCGTGCAGTTCCAGGGCCGTGACCTGCGGCTGCTGCTCGCCAAGAACCCCGCGGGCTGGCTGGAGACGTTCTCGCTGATCGACCCGCCGCCGACCCCGGTGATCCTGTCGGTGAACGCCCGCTCCGCCGACGGCACCGACACCTCCTGGCTGTGGGACGTCGACTACACGCGGCTGAGCGGCCACCCGATCTGCGTCATCGGTGACCGGAAGCTGGACCTCGCGGTGCGCCTGGAGGTCGCCGACCAGCAGTTCCAGGTCTGCGAGAACCTCGACCAGGCGATCCAGATGTGCCCGCCGGGCCGCATCGAGGTCATCGCCAACTACACCGCGTTCCAGGACCTGCGCCGCCGCGTCGGCAACTGA
- a CDS encoding glutamine amidotransferase, which produces MSDNQLRVVWIYPDLLSTYGDQGNVLVVERRARQRGLDVARLDVRSDQPIPTSGDIYLIGGGEDRPQRLAAERLRRDGGLYRAVENGAIVFSVCAGYQILGHEFINDLGQREPGLGLLDVVSVRGEGARCVGDVLADINPQLGLPPLTGFENHQGVTHLGPTARPLAQVRFGNGNGTGDGTEGAFNDTVFGTYMHGPVLARNPLIADLLLKLALDVNALPPTDDRWYEALRNERIAAAQQPA; this is translated from the coding sequence GTGAGCGACAACCAGCTGCGGGTCGTCTGGATCTACCCGGACCTGCTCAGCACCTACGGCGACCAGGGCAACGTCCTCGTCGTCGAGCGACGCGCCCGGCAGCGCGGCCTGGACGTGGCGCGGCTCGACGTGCGCAGCGACCAGCCGATCCCGACCTCCGGCGACATCTACCTGATCGGCGGCGGCGAGGACCGTCCGCAGCGGCTGGCCGCCGAGCGGCTGCGCCGGGACGGCGGCCTGTACCGGGCGGTGGAGAACGGCGCGATCGTGTTCTCGGTGTGCGCCGGCTACCAGATCCTCGGCCACGAGTTCATCAACGACCTCGGCCAGCGCGAGCCCGGCCTCGGCCTGCTCGACGTGGTCTCGGTGCGCGGCGAGGGCGCCCGGTGCGTGGGCGACGTGCTGGCGGACATCAACCCGCAGCTGGGGCTGCCCCCGCTGACCGGGTTCGAGAACCACCAGGGCGTCACCCACCTGGGCCCCACGGCCCGCCCGCTGGCCCAGGTGCGCTTCGGCAACGGCAACGGCACCGGGGACGGCACCGAGGGCGCGTTCAACGACACCGTCTTCGGCACGTACATGCACGGCCCGGTGCTCGCCCGCAACCCGCTGATCGCGGACCTGCTGCTGAAGCTGGCGCTCGACGTCAACGCGCTGCCGCCGACCGACGACCGCTGGTACGAAGCGCTCCGCAACGAGCGGATCGCGGCGGCGCAGCAGCCCGCCTGA
- a CDS encoding 6-phosphofructokinase encodes MRIGVLTSGGDCPGLNAVIRSVVHRAVVDHGDEVIGFRDGWKGLLECDYLKLDLDAVSGILALGGTILGSSRVRPEHLRGGVERAKGHVRELGLDAIIPIGGEGTLKAARLLSDNGLPIVGVPKTIDNDIAVTDVTFGFDTAVGVATEALDRLKTTAESHQRVLIVEVMGRHTGWIALHSGMAAGAHAVVVPERPFDIDELTAKVGARFSAGKRFAIVVAAEGAKPKAGTMDFDEGGKDVYGHERFAGIARQLSLELEARLGKEARPVILGHVQRGGTPTAYDRVLATRFGWHAVEAVHRGEFGRMTALRGTDIVMVSLAEAVETLKTVPEERYAEAECVL; translated from the coding sequence ATGCGCATTGGTGTCCTCACGTCCGGCGGCGACTGCCCCGGCCTGAACGCCGTCATCCGGTCCGTCGTGCACCGCGCCGTCGTCGACCACGGCGACGAGGTCATCGGCTTCCGGGACGGGTGGAAGGGCCTCCTGGAGTGCGACTACCTCAAGCTCGACCTCGACGCCGTGAGCGGCATCCTCGCCCTCGGCGGCACCATCCTCGGCTCCTCCCGGGTCCGCCCCGAGCACCTGCGGGGCGGTGTGGAGCGGGCCAAGGGGCACGTGCGGGAGCTCGGGCTCGACGCGATCATCCCGATCGGCGGTGAGGGCACGCTGAAGGCGGCCCGGCTGCTGTCGGACAACGGCCTGCCGATAGTCGGGGTGCCGAAGACCATCGACAACGACATCGCCGTCACGGACGTCACCTTCGGCTTCGACACCGCCGTCGGCGTGGCGACCGAGGCGCTGGACCGGCTGAAGACCACCGCCGAGTCCCACCAGCGCGTGCTCATCGTGGAGGTCATGGGCCGTCACACCGGCTGGATCGCGCTGCACTCCGGCATGGCGGCCGGCGCGCACGCCGTCGTGGTGCCCGAGCGGCCCTTCGACATCGACGAGCTGACCGCGAAGGTCGGCGCACGGTTCTCGGCCGGCAAGCGGTTCGCGATCGTGGTGGCCGCCGAGGGCGCCAAGCCGAAGGCCGGGACGATGGACTTCGACGAGGGCGGCAAGGACGTCTACGGCCACGAGCGGTTCGCCGGGATCGCGCGGCAGCTCTCCCTCGAGCTGGAGGCGCGGCTCGGCAAGGAGGCCCGTCCGGTCATCCTCGGGCACGTCCAGCGCGGCGGCACGCCGACGGCGTACGACAGGGTGCTGGCCACGCGGTTCGGCTGGCACGCCGTGGAGGCCGTGCACCGGGGCGAGTTCGGGAGGATGACCGCGCTGCGCGGGACCGACATCGTCATGGTGTCGCTGGCCGAGGCCGTCGAGACGCTGAAGACGGTGCCCGAGGAGCGCTACGCCGAAGCGGAATGTGTCCTGTGA
- a CDS encoding cytochrome c oxidase assembly protein produces the protein MDHSGHGMTMDLPPFTLGRGLAWSADPFFLLACLIGLALYGWGVVRLTRRGDKWPAGRTVAFAAGVLSIGLVMCTGLNDYGMVMFSVHMVQHMVISMVSPILILLGAPITLALRALPTAGRGRKGPRELLLMLLHSRYMRIVTHPVFTIPMFIASLYALYFTPLFDFLMGSQVGHAAMMVHFLAVGLFFFWPIMGVDPGPHRPGHLMRMLELFAGMPFHAFFGIALMMASTPMVTTFENPPASLGIDALSDQNAAGGIAWAFSEIPSVLVLIALLFQWYASDQRQARRKDRAADRDGDKELEAYNAYLASLHARGN, from the coding sequence ATGGATCACAGCGGGCACGGCATGACCATGGATCTGCCGCCGTTCACGCTGGGGCGAGGGCTCGCCTGGTCGGCGGACCCGTTCTTTCTCCTCGCCTGCCTGATCGGGCTGGCCCTGTACGGCTGGGGCGTGGTGCGCCTCACCCGGCGCGGGGACAAGTGGCCGGCGGGACGGACGGTGGCGTTCGCCGCCGGTGTGCTGAGCATCGGGCTGGTGATGTGCACCGGGCTGAACGACTACGGCATGGTCATGTTCAGCGTGCACATGGTGCAGCACATGGTGATCAGCATGGTGTCGCCGATCCTGATCCTGCTCGGCGCCCCGATCACCCTGGCGCTGCGCGCGCTGCCGACGGCCGGGCGGGGCCGCAAGGGCCCGCGCGAGCTGCTGCTGATGCTGCTGCACAGCCGCTACATGCGGATCGTCACCCACCCGGTGTTCACCATCCCGATGTTCATCGCGAGCCTGTACGCGCTGTACTTCACCCCGCTGTTCGACTTCCTGATGGGTTCGCAGGTCGGGCACGCCGCGATGATGGTGCACTTCCTCGCCGTCGGCCTGTTCTTCTTCTGGCCGATCATGGGCGTGGACCCGGGCCCGCACCGGCCGGGACACCTCATGCGGATGCTGGAGCTGTTCGCGGGCATGCCGTTCCACGCCTTCTTCGGCATCGCGCTGATGATGGCGTCCACCCCGATGGTCACGACCTTCGAGAACCCGCCCGCCTCGCTCGGGATCGACGCGCTGTCCGACCAGAACGCGGCCGGCGGCATCGCCTGGGCGTTCAGCGAGATCCCGTCCGTCCTGGTGCTGATCGCGCTGCTGTTCCAGTGGTACGCCTCGGACCAGCGGCAGGCCAGGCGCAAGGACCGCGCCGCCGACCGTGACGGGGACAAGGAACTCGAGGCGTACAACGCCTACCTGGCCTCACTGCACGCACGCGGGAACTGA
- a CDS encoding DUF6777 domain-containing protein: MFDVRAVAAGAASRAPFFDEGSGLGRDADVRSRPARGGLQQGSTPGLYGGTGQRTLCDVGRLERYLTDPRNDRKARAWTKALGLRTGGIPEYLDRLTPVLLRHDTLVKNHDYKKGKAVPFHSLLQAGIAILVDERGLPAVKCSCGNPLRPFEGDRNRISVTFEDGNEKWEGYDRSEVVVVRPAPRALERISLVDVEDPDRGLERPVGTAGEDDSVFGTRERRAVPPLAGTTFGEASRRLAERGLAVAYAGEGPPPDGARVTASDPAAGVELGFGAHVALSVTEGGAGESGSGGRTTSPGAESSRAAEEPRAPSSPPSAPSSSAVSSPSPSGPTGSERPGSGAPGETPGATAPSSGAPATGSGPPPPGTGTGAGSPPATATGAPSGTTASSPPAGDPVTSAAPPPATGTHASGAPATGAPGTGAPALTGPPAGTATGTADAATPA, encoded by the coding sequence TTGTTCGACGTCAGGGCGGTCGCCGCGGGGGCCGCCTCCCGGGCGCCTTTCTTCGACGAGGGCAGCGGACTCGGACGGGACGCCGACGTGCGGTCCCGGCCCGCCCGCGGCGGCCTGCAGCAGGGCAGCACGCCCGGCCTGTACGGAGGCACCGGGCAGCGGACCCTCTGCGACGTCGGGCGGCTGGAGCGGTACCTCACCGATCCGCGCAACGACCGCAAGGCGCGGGCGTGGACGAAGGCGCTGGGGCTCCGCACGGGCGGGATACCGGAATACCTCGACCGGCTCACCCCCGTTCTCCTGCGTCACGACACCCTCGTGAAGAACCACGACTACAAAAAGGGAAAGGCTGTTCCCTTCCACTCGCTGCTCCAGGCCGGAATCGCGATTCTGGTCGACGAGCGGGGACTGCCCGCGGTGAAGTGCTCGTGCGGAAATCCGCTGCGCCCCTTCGAGGGGGACAGGAACAGGATTTCCGTCACGTTCGAGGACGGAAACGAGAAGTGGGAGGGTTACGACCGTTCCGAGGTCGTGGTGGTGCGGCCCGCGCCCCGGGCACTGGAGCGGATCTCCCTCGTCGACGTCGAGGACCCCGACCGGGGCCTGGAGCGGCCCGTCGGGACGGCCGGCGAGGACGACTCGGTCTTCGGCACACGGGAGCGGCGGGCGGTGCCGCCGCTCGCCGGGACCACGTTCGGCGAGGCGAGCCGGCGGCTGGCCGAGCGGGGACTGGCGGTCGCGTACGCCGGAGAGGGGCCCCCGCCGGACGGGGCGCGGGTCACGGCCTCCGACCCGGCCGCCGGCGTCGAGCTGGGGTTCGGGGCGCACGTCGCGCTGAGCGTGACGGAGGGCGGCGCGGGGGAGAGCGGATCCGGCGGGCGGACCACCTCCCCGGGGGCGGAGTCGTCGCGGGCGGCCGAAGAGCCGCGGGCGCCGTCCTCACCGCCGTCGGCCCCGTCGTCATCGGCGGTGTCCTCCCCGTCCCCTTCCGGACCGACGGGATCCGAGCGGCCGGGGTCCGGGGCTCCGGGCGAGACGCCCGGGGCCACGGCCCCTTCGTCCGGCGCACCTGCGACCGGCTCCGGACCGCCTCCGCCGGGCACCGGGACGGGAGCCGGCTCCCCGCCGGCCACCGCGACCGGGGCGCCTTCGGGAACCACCGCCTCCTCTCCCCCGGCCGGCGATCCGGTCACGAGCGCCGCGCCGCCCCCGGCGACCGGTACGCACGCGAGCGGCGCACCCGCCACGGGCGCCCCGGGCACCGGAGCGCCCGCCCTCACCGGCCCCCCTGCGGGGACCGCCACCGGAACCGCCGACGCGGCCACCCCCGCGTAG
- a CDS encoding serine/threonine-protein kinase has product MPSGSPTSGVGRVIAGRYLLLRRLGGGGMGHVWLAHDQGLACEVALKEIVFRDPAEPGQEREARVARARAEARHAAGLRGHPHVVTVHDVLEHEGLPWIVMEYVAGAVDLRELVARDGPQPPAECARIGLAVLDALTAGHERGVMHRDVKPANILLAPDRTGAPYGRVLLTDYGISVQPDTGETRYTMASALVGTAGYLAPERVTGGPPTPAADLFSLGCTLYHGVEGHGPFARESPLASVTAVVMEEPRPPVRAGALEPVLRALLEKDPDRRATARAVEAELARIVTPQSEAYARTQTDLGSPSPWEAPARPTGGGEGRGAAGARRRRRPHALRAALAGGLGLVLALGGAWYALADRTGGGGRAALPYGGTVGLVKPLAEGDCVLADWPGGTRFTGVPRLTLDPTCGDKAPDGQVMAFAGAASQEEAREQGPARCEELTREVRGRLADVRSLAVVPTARGFEAAGRRTACLVLGAHGPVYGPIGDRRRFGTAFADTATMQRRDCLDVRSGREVRLVPCGGRYDEQVLGFARLGGDVTLAEARTASDAACAREVPPRDYGFDPSVHEAGSWTSEGAWKSGTHVVVCTVRRQNGGTMEGTE; this is encoded by the coding sequence ATGCCTTCAGGATCACCGACGTCCGGAGTCGGCCGGGTCATCGCCGGCCGCTACCTGCTGCTGCGCCGGCTGGGCGGGGGCGGCATGGGGCACGTCTGGCTCGCCCACGACCAGGGACTCGCGTGCGAGGTCGCCCTCAAGGAGATCGTGTTCCGCGATCCGGCCGAACCCGGCCAGGAACGCGAGGCCCGGGTGGCGCGGGCCCGCGCGGAGGCCCGGCACGCGGCGGGCCTGCGCGGACACCCGCACGTAGTGACCGTGCACGACGTCCTGGAGCACGAAGGGCTGCCGTGGATCGTCATGGAGTACGTCGCGGGCGCCGTGGACCTGCGTGAGCTGGTGGCCCGGGACGGTCCGCAGCCCCCGGCCGAGTGCGCCCGGATCGGGCTGGCCGTGCTGGACGCGCTGACCGCCGGGCACGAGCGGGGCGTGATGCACCGGGACGTGAAACCGGCGAACATCCTGCTCGCGCCGGACCGCACCGGCGCGCCGTACGGACGGGTCCTGCTCACCGACTACGGCATCTCCGTCCAGCCGGACACCGGTGAGACGCGGTACACCATGGCGTCCGCGCTGGTCGGCACGGCGGGCTACCTGGCGCCGGAGCGGGTCACCGGGGGCCCGCCCACCCCCGCGGCCGACCTGTTCTCGCTCGGCTGCACGCTCTACCACGGCGTGGAGGGCCACGGTCCCTTCGCGCGGGAGTCCCCGCTGGCGTCGGTCACCGCGGTGGTCATGGAGGAACCGCGCCCGCCGGTGCGGGCGGGCGCGCTGGAGCCGGTGCTGCGGGCACTGCTCGAGAAGGACCCGGACCGGCGGGCGACGGCACGGGCGGTGGAGGCGGAGCTGGCGCGCATCGTCACGCCCCAGTCGGAGGCGTACGCGCGGACGCAGACGGACCTCGGATCGCCGTCGCCCTGGGAGGCCCCGGCCCGGCCCACGGGCGGAGGGGAGGGCCGCGGCGCCGCCGGCGCCCGCCGGCGGCGCCGCCCGCACGCGCTGCGCGCCGCCCTCGCCGGCGGGCTCGGCCTGGTGCTGGCCCTGGGCGGCGCCTGGTACGCGCTGGCCGACCGGACCGGGGGCGGCGGCCGGGCGGCGCTGCCGTACGGCGGGACCGTCGGGCTGGTGAAGCCCCTGGCGGAGGGCGACTGCGTGCTGGCCGACTGGCCCGGCGGCACCCGGTTCACCGGCGTCCCGCGGCTCACCCTGGACCCGACCTGCGGGGACAAGGCGCCCGACGGGCAGGTCATGGCGTTCGCCGGGGCCGCCTCGCAGGAGGAGGCGCGGGAGCAGGGGCCGGCCCGGTGCGAGGAGCTGACGCGGGAGGTCCGCGGCAGGCTGGCCGACGTCCGCAGCCTGGCCGTCGTACCGACCGCGCGGGGGTTCGAGGCGGCCGGGCGGCGCACCGCCTGTCTGGTGCTGGGGGCGCACGGGCCGGTGTACGGGCCGATCGGGGACCGGCGCCGGTTCGGGACGGCGTTCGCCGACACCGCGACGATGCAGCGGCGGGACTGCCTGGACGTGCGCTCCGGCCGGGAGGTCCGGCTGGTGCCGTGCGGCGGCCGGTACGACGAGCAGGTGCTCGGGTTCGCGCGCCTCGGCGGGGACGTCACGCTCGCCGAGGCGCGCACCGCGTCGGACGCCGCGTGCGCGCGCGAGGTGCCGCCGCGCGACTACGGCTTCGACCCGTCCGTCCACGAAGCCGGGTCCTGGACCAGCGAGGGGGCCTGGAAATCCGGCACTCATGTCGTCGTGTGCACCGTACGGAGGCAGAACGGGGGCACCATGGAGGGAACCGAATGA
- a CDS encoding histidine kinase codes for MSGFLAGLLVAVLPLLAAGFWLGRRTARPSSLAGLGTPVEHATFETLHTASLATPPLRAGLTEETARKSARKLRSLLGTDALCLTDRERVLVWDGVGAHHRTEIMERLAGPLDTGRGEAFPLTCDTPDCAVRWAVVAPLTVDDRVHGALVACAPHESAVLVRAAGEVARWVSVQLELADLDQSRTRLIEAEIRALRAQISPHFIFNSLAVIASFVRTDPERARELLLEFADFTRYSFRRHGDFTTLADELHAIDHYLALVRARFGDRLSVTLQIAPEVLPVALPFLCLQPLVENAVKHGLEGKADKCHIQITAQDAGAEALVVIEDDGAGMDPGLLRRILAREVSPTGGIGLSNVDDRLRQVYGDDHGLVIETAVGAGMKITVRLPKYQPGVHSAGRLTPK; via the coding sequence GTGAGCGGTTTCCTCGCCGGGCTGCTGGTCGCCGTACTGCCCCTGCTGGCGGCCGGCTTCTGGCTGGGCCGGCGCACCGCCCGGCCCAGCAGTCTCGCCGGACTCGGCACCCCCGTCGAGCACGCGACCTTCGAGACCCTGCACACCGCCTCCCTGGCCACGCCGCCGCTGCGGGCCGGCCTGACGGAGGAGACCGCCCGCAAGTCCGCCCGCAAGCTGCGCTCCCTGCTGGGCACGGACGCCCTGTGCCTGACCGACCGCGAGCGGGTCCTCGTCTGGGACGGCGTCGGGGCGCACCACCGCACCGAGATCATGGAGCGCCTCGCCGGCCCCCTCGACACCGGCCGCGGCGAGGCCTTCCCGCTCACCTGCGACACCCCCGACTGCGCGGTGCGCTGGGCCGTCGTGGCCCCGCTCACCGTCGACGACCGGGTGCACGGCGCGCTCGTGGCCTGCGCGCCCCACGAGTCGGCGGTCCTGGTCCGGGCCGCCGGGGAGGTCGCCCGCTGGGTCTCCGTCCAGCTCGAGCTGGCCGACCTCGACCAGTCCCGCACCCGCCTCATCGAGGCCGAGATCAGGGCCCTGCGCGCGCAGATCTCCCCGCACTTCATCTTCAACTCGCTCGCCGTGATCGCCTCGTTCGTGCGCACCGATCCCGAACGGGCCCGCGAGCTGCTGCTGGAGTTCGCCGACTTCACCCGCTACTCGTTCCGCCGGCACGGCGACTTCACCACCCTCGCCGACGAGCTCCACGCCATCGACCACTACCTGGCACTGGTGCGGGCACGCTTCGGCGACCGCCTCTCCGTCACCCTGCAGATCGCCCCCGAGGTGCTGCCGGTCGCCCTGCCCTTCCTCTGTCTCCAGCCGCTCGTGGAGAACGCCGTCAAGCACGGCCTGGAGGGCAAGGCCGACAAGTGCCACATCCAGATCACCGCGCAGGACGCGGGCGCCGAGGCCCTCGTCGTCATCGAGGACGACGGCGCCGGGATGGACCCCGGCCTGCTGCGCCGCATCCTCGCCCGCGAGGTGAGCCCCACGGGCGGCATCGGGCTGTCCAACGTCGACGACCGGCTCCGCCAGGTCTACGGCGACGACCACGGCCTGGTCATCGAGACCGCCGTGGGCGCGGGCATGAAGATCACCGTCCGGCTGCCGAAGTACCAGCCGGGCGTGCACTCGGCGGGCCGGCTCACCCCGAAGTGA
- a CDS encoding cation acetate symporter — protein MNSSYAVPAVALVVLATVLVGAFGLRISRTTSDFYVASRTVGPRLNAAAISGEYLSAASFLGIAGLVLVQGPDMLWYPVGYTAGYLVLLLFVAAPLRRSGAYTLPDFAEARLASPAVRRLAGAFVVGVGWLYLLPQLQGAGLTLTAVLTDAPDRLGGVIVAVVVTVIVAAGGMRSITFVQAFQYWLKLTALLVPALFLVLAWQRDGAPSHAFDEPAAFREQRVVRVEDGLDLRLEEPLTVTVDGTVDGREHHGTALRLPAGTHHIDGGARLTFAEGAGVPAAGRGADDALSPSRAESREERPLYATYGLILATFFGTMGLPHVVVRFYTSPHGVAARRTTVAVLGLIGAFYLLPPLYGALGRLYAPELMLTGNADAAVLLLPDRMIGGVGGDLLGALVAGGAFAAFLSTASGLTMAVAGVLTQDVLPSRGVRHFRLGTVLAMAVPLAASVLVGGLPVADAVGLAFAVSASSFCPLLVLGIWWRRLTPPGAAAGMLVGGGSAFLAVAATMAGYPGEGPWHALLAWPALWSVPLGFLTMVLVSLATPGRVPPGTAGVLARFHLPEELRTEVSA, from the coding sequence GTGAACTCCAGCTACGCCGTCCCCGCCGTCGCGCTCGTCGTCCTGGCGACCGTCCTCGTGGGCGCCTTCGGCCTGCGCATCTCCCGCACCACCTCCGACTTCTACGTGGCCTCCCGCACCGTCGGCCCCCGTCTCAACGCGGCCGCCATCAGCGGCGAGTACCTCTCCGCCGCCTCCTTCCTGGGCATCGCGGGACTCGTGCTCGTACAGGGCCCGGACATGCTCTGGTACCCGGTCGGCTACACCGCCGGCTACCTGGTCCTGCTGCTGTTCGTCGCCGCCCCGCTGCGCCGCTCCGGCGCGTACACCCTGCCCGACTTCGCCGAGGCCCGGCTCGCCTCGCCGGCGGTGCGGCGGCTCGCGGGCGCCTTCGTCGTCGGCGTCGGCTGGCTGTACCTGCTGCCCCAGCTCCAGGGCGCCGGACTCACCCTGACCGCCGTCCTCACCGACGCGCCCGACCGGCTCGGCGGAGTGATCGTCGCCGTGGTGGTGACCGTGATCGTCGCCGCGGGCGGCATGCGCAGCATCACCTTCGTGCAGGCCTTCCAGTACTGGCTCAAACTCACCGCCCTGCTCGTCCCCGCCCTCTTCCTGGTCCTCGCCTGGCAGCGCGACGGAGCGCCCAGCCACGCCTTCGACGAACCGGCCGCCTTCCGCGAACAACGGGTGGTCCGCGTCGAGGACGGCCTCGACCTGAGGCTGGAGGAACCGCTGACCGTGACGGTGGACGGCACCGTCGACGGCCGCGAGCACCACGGCACCGCCCTCCGGCTGCCGGCCGGCACCCACCACATCGACGGCGGCGCACGCCTGACGTTCGCCGAGGGCGCCGGGGTCCCCGCCGCCGGACGCGGCGCCGACGACGCCCTGTCGCCCTCCCGGGCCGAGTCCCGCGAGGAACGCCCGCTGTACGCCACGTACGGGCTGATCCTCGCCACCTTCTTCGGCACCATGGGCCTGCCGCACGTCGTGGTGCGCTTCTACACCAGCCCGCACGGCGTCGCCGCCCGCCGCACCACCGTCGCGGTCCTCGGCCTGATCGGCGCCTTCTACCTGCTGCCCCCGCTCTACGGGGCGCTGGGCCGCCTGTACGCGCCCGAACTCATGCTCACCGGGAACGCCGACGCCGCCGTGCTCCTGCTGCCCGACCGCATGATCGGGGGAGTGGGCGGCGACCTGCTCGGCGCGCTGGTCGCCGGGGGCGCCTTCGCCGCGTTCCTGTCCACGGCGTCCGGGCTGACCATGGCCGTGGCCGGCGTGCTCACCCAGGACGTCCTGCCCTCGCGCGGCGTACGGCACTTCCGGCTCGGCACGGTGCTCGCCATGGCCGTCCCGCTCGCGGCGAGCGTCCTGGTCGGCGGCCTGCCGGTGGCCGACGCCGTCGGGCTCGCCTTCGCCGTGTCCGCGTCGTCCTTCTGCCCGCTGCTCGTCCTCGGCATCTGGTGGCGCCGGCTCACCCCGCCCGGCGCCGCCGCCGGGATGCTGGTGGGCGGCGGTTCCGCCTTCCTCGCCGTCGCCGCGACCATGGCCGGCTACCCCGGCGAGGGCCCCTGGCACGCCCTGCTCGCCTGGCCGGCCCTGTGGTCGGTGCCGCTGGGCTTCCTCACCATGGTCCTGGTGTCCCTGGCCACCCCCGGCCGGGTGCCGCCCGGCACGGCGGGCGTGCTGGCCCGGTTCCACCTGCCGGAGGAACTGCGTACGGAGGTGTCCGCGTGA